One window of Siniperca chuatsi isolate FFG_IHB_CAS linkage group LG15, ASM2008510v1, whole genome shotgun sequence genomic DNA carries:
- the LOC122862010 gene encoding B2 bradykinin receptor-like, with protein MTLQPTSAPDFSTTALYGDQNNTNGTHCPDPDAWEWLNSRQPVYILLITVLGIVFNVFVLMVFCLHKKACTVAEIYLSNLAAADVVLVSCLPFWAVNISNGFNWPFGLFLCKVVSLGIKMNAYCSIYFLVLVSIDRYVALVHTMSHGRMRRPKYAKLGCVLMWGLGLLLSVPTLIFREVKHFPEFGVHACFLDYPNHTVELLCDGMLIVFSFIIPVSIISFCTVKIIQALKIQAIERFNAEKTEQRATTLVLVVLLAFLICWVPFHVVTTLDVLLRADVLGGCHLITVLEICNQIFTYLAFFNSVLNPILYVIVGKNFRKKVREVFKQWSIKRTANSESTRSLSSTIKSLV; from the exons ATGACTCTTCAACCTACAAG CGCCCCAGACTTCAGCACCACAGCTTTatatggagaccaaaacaacaCCAATGGCACTCATTGTCCTGATCCAGATGCTTGGGAGTGGCTCAACTCGAGGCAGCCAGTGTATATCCTGCTCATCACGGTTCTGGGAATcgtgtttaatgtgtttgtccTGATGGTTTTCTGCCTTCATAAGAAGGCGTGCACTGTGGCTGAGATCTACTTGAGCAAtctggctgctgctgatgttgtcCTGGTGTCCTGTTTGCCTTTCTGGGCTGTCAACATATCCAACGGTTTCAACTGGCCTTTTGGTCTGTTCCTTTGCAAAGTCGTCAGCCTGGGCATTAAGATGAACGCCTACTGCAGCATCTACTTCCTCGTTCTGGTCAGCATAGATCGCTATGTGGCACTGGTGCATACAATGTCCCATGGCAGAATGCGTAGGCCAAAATATGCCAAACTGGGCTGTGTGCTGATGTGGGGGTTGGGCTTGCTCCTGAGTGTTCCCACACTCATCTTCAGGGAGGTGAAACATTTCCCTGAGTTTGGTGTACATGCATGCTTTCTGGACTATCCAAACCACACTGTAGAGCTGCTCTGTGATGGGATGTTGATCGTTTTTAGCTTCATCATCCCTGTTTCAATTATCTCATTCTGCACTGTCAAGATTATTCAGGCTTTGAAGATCCAAGCAATAGAGAGGTTCAATGCTGAGAAAACTGAGCAGAGGGCCACAACTTTGGTGCTGGTGGTTCTCCTGGCGTTCCTGATCTGCTGGGTGCCATTCCATGTGGTCACCACACTGGACGTGCTCTTACGAGCTGACGTCCTGGGAGGGTGTCACCTCATCACTGTCCTAGAAATCTGTAACCAGATCTTCACCTACTTAGCCTTCTTCAACAGTGTTCTCAACCCCATCCTCTACGTCATCGTAGGAAAGAACTTCCGGAAAAAAGTTCGGGAAGTCTTCAAGCAGTGGAGCATTAAGAGAACAGCAAACTCTGAGTCCACACGTTCACTGTCTTCTACGATAAAGAGTTTGGTATAA
- the bdkrb1 gene encoding B1 bradykinin receptor — translation MKRTLMEQMMLVSVATLWSENTSTSLPFSPSESPNSEWEIVHTIIPPYIFTISLLGLLFNGFVLGVFLAHKDRLTVAEIYLSNLVLADFILLCGLPFWAMNILNDFNWPYGDALCKMVNSIVMINFYTSIYTLVMISLDRYLALVKTMKARWLRRTLYAKVICFILWILGLILSMPTVVHRKVKFIEEYETMSCILDYSHDSPWKLAHQILMNVVGFVLPVLVIVFSTGNIIKALAQRSESVGFHHINDTKATVLVYAVTLLFLLCWGPFQVFTFLDTLCDVQVLDETLWSHTLDIGGQISVYLAFLNSALNPLLYAFSGQYFRRKVSAIYRRTRHHRRGSDMTTYQRSVVSTYINRTEQIKTVVIFNAKDQM, via the exons ATGAAACGTACG CTCATGGAGCAAATGATGCTTGTATCTGTGGCAACACTGTGGTCTGAAAACACCAGTACGTCCCTGCCATTCAGTCCATCAGAGTCTCCTAACTCAGAATGGGAAATCGTCCACACCATCATCCCCCCGTACATCTTCACCATATCCCTGTTAGGCCTTCTCTTTAACGGATTTGTCCTGGGGGTGTTCCTCGCCCACAAGGATCGACTGACTGTAGCGGAGATCTATCTGAGCAACCTCGTACTGGCTGACTTCATTCTCCTGTGTGGCCTGCCCTTCTGGGCGATGAACATCCTCAACGACTTTAACTGGCCATACGGAGATGCCTTATGCAAAATGGTCAACTCTATCGTCATGATCAATTTCTACACCAGCATCTACACCCTCGTCATGATTAGCCTTGACCGCTACCTGGCACTCGTAAAGACTATGAAGGCCAGGTGGCTGAGACGGACACTTTATGCCAAGGTGATCTGCTTCATCCTGTGGATATTAGGGCTCATACTGAGCATGCCAACCGTAGTTCACAGAAAGGTGAAGTTCATCGAGGAGTACGAGACCATGTCCTGTATACTGGATTATAGTCATGACAGCCCTTGGAAGTTGGCCCATCAGATTCTGATGAACGTGGTGGGCTTTGTACTCCCTGTTCTGGTCATTGTTTTCAGCACTGGGAACATAATCAAAGCTTTAGCACAGAGGTCGGAGAGTGTCGGTTTTCATCACATTAATGACACAAAGGCCACAGTACTGGTGTATGCTGTTACACTACTATTCTTACTGTGTTGGGGTCCCTTCCAGGTATTCACCTTCCTCGACACACTCTGTGATGTCCAAGTGTTGGATGAGACGCTGTGGTCCCACACTCTTGATATAGGAGGCCAGATTTCAGTGTATCTTGCCTTTCTCAACAGTGCTCTGAACCCACTGCTGTATGCCTTCTCAGGGCAGTACTTTAGGAGGAAAGTTAGTGCCATCTACAGGAGGACTAGACATCATCGCAGAGGATCAGATATGACCACATATCAACGTTCTGTTGTCTCCACTTACATTAACAGAACAGAGCAAATTAAGACAGTCGTAATTTTTAATGCAAAGGATCAGATGTAA
- the LOC122862006 gene encoding uncharacterized protein C14orf132 isoform X2 produces MLNMKKIPVMTGAFMDSSPNDDYSGEHSLFNSSASVHAAASAASVHGQQDEPQSMSSDAIWLWIAIVATIGNIVVVGIVYACTF; encoded by the coding sequence ATCCCAGTTATGACGGGGGCCTTCATGGACTCCTCACCCAATGACGATTACAGTGGCGAGCACTCGCTTTTTAACTCCTCGGCCAGCGTCCACGCCGCTGCCTCGGCCGCCTCGGTACACGGCCAGCAGGATGAGCCGCAGTCCATGTCCAGCGATGCCATCTGGCTCTGGATCGCCATCGTTGCCACCATCGGAAACATTGTGGTGGTTGGCATTGTCTATGCCTGCACTTTCTGA
- the LOC122862011 gene encoding B2 bradykinin receptor-like, which translates to MESAERAELVCNQTDAWDWVYTIQPAYMSIICLLGVIGNSFVLCVFCLQKRRSSVADIYLSNLAAADLLMVSCLPFWVATIINKFHWRFGEPMCQLINIVIGMNYYCSVLFLTLVSVDRYLALTRPLTQGWERRAFWARGICFSIWIAGILLSLPAILFRSVQFFPHLGIDACYVKYPHEGWRLRYNMTVSIVGFLIPVPIVSFCSYHITKVLRTSQKMRKGSRGSVEGKAAYLVLIVLAVFILCWLPYQILIFLDTLDHYEVISGCTWAYVLDIGNQLATYLGYSNSSLNPFLYVIVGKRFKQRAREVFRLVLCRKKQQWGKSGHFNVNLNSTKQTESTEI; encoded by the coding sequence ATGGAGAGTGCCGAAAGAGCAGAGCTTGTCTGCAATCAAACAGATGCATGGGACTGGGTTTACACCATTCAGCCTGCGTACATGTCCATCATCTGTCTCCTTGGAGTGATTGGCAACTcctttgtgctttgtgtgttCTGTCTCCAGAAGCGGCGCAGCTCTGTGGCCGACATCTACCTGAGCAACCTGGCAGCAGCTGATCTCCTCATGGTTTCCTGCCTGCCGTTCTGGGTAGCAACCATTATCAACAAGTTCCACTGGAGGTTTGGGGAGCCCATGTGCCAGCTTATCAACATTGTCATTGGGATGAATTATTATTGCAGTGTGCTATTCCTTACGCTTGTGAGCGTGGACAGATACCTGGCCCTCACTAGACCCCTAACCCAGGGATGGGAGAGACGGGCCTTCTGGGCACGTGGGATTTGCTTCAGTATCTGGATTGCTGGGATCTTGCTCAGCTTACCTGCTATCCTCTTCCGCTCCGTCCAGTTCTTCCCTCATCTGGGCATTGACGCATGCTACGTAAAGTATCCCCATGAAGGCTGGAGACTGCGCTACAATATGACTGTCAGCATAGTAGGCTTCCTTATCCCTGTTCCCATTGTATCCTTCTGTAGTTATCACATTACTAAAGTCCTTCGGACCAGCCAGAAGATGAGAAAAGGCAGCAGAGGAAGTGTCGAAGGGAAGGCAGCGTACCTTGTACTTATTGTTCTGGCTGTGTTCATTCTATGCTGGCTACCGTACCAGATTCTGATCTTCTTGGACACCTTGGATCATTATGAGGTCATTTCTGGATGTACATGGGCGTACGTGTTGGACATTGGCAACCAGTTAGCTACTTACCTTGGCTATAGTAACAGCTCATTGAATCCTTTCCTGTATGTGATTGTGGGGAAGCGCTTTAAGCAGAGGGCGAGGGAAGTGTTTAGACTTGTGCTGTGCAGGAAGAAACAGCAGTGGGGCAAGTCTGGTCATTTCAATGTCAACCTTAACTCAACTAAACAAACTGAGAGTACTGAAATCTAA
- the LOC122862006 gene encoding uncharacterized protein C14orf132 isoform X1, giving the protein MDLSFMAAQIPVMTGAFMDSSPNDDYSGEHSLFNSSASVHAAASAASVHGQQDEPQSMSSDAIWLWIAIVATIGNIVVVGIVYACTF; this is encoded by the coding sequence ATCCCAGTTATGACGGGGGCCTTCATGGACTCCTCACCCAATGACGATTACAGTGGCGAGCACTCGCTTTTTAACTCCTCGGCCAGCGTCCACGCCGCTGCCTCGGCCGCCTCGGTACACGGCCAGCAGGATGAGCCGCAGTCCATGTCCAGCGATGCCATCTGGCTCTGGATCGCCATCGTTGCCACCATCGGAAACATTGTGGTGGTTGGCATTGTCTATGCCTGCACTTTCTGA